A single Chanos chanos chromosome 8, fChaCha1.1, whole genome shotgun sequence DNA region contains:
- the mapre3b gene encoding microtubule-associated protein RP/EB family member 3b, translating into MAVNVYSTSMTIENLSRHDMLAWVNDSLQLTYTKIEQLCSGAAYCQFMDMLFPGCILLKKVKFQARLEHEYIHNFKVLQAAFKRMNVDKIIPVEKLVKGKFQDNFEFVQWFKKFFDANYDGKDYDPLLTRQGQDITPPPNPGPLRTSPTVPKNMPTPQRALNSTPSAVVRRTTGLSRNGGSDAEIMELNQQLMDLKLTVDGLEKERDFYFGKLRDIELICQEHESENNPVLGRIINILYATEEGFAPPEDDDTDDHRPDQEEF; encoded by the exons ATGGCGGTGAATGTGTACTCTACGTCCATGACCATTGAGAATCTAAGCAGACATGATATGCTCGCCTGGGTCAACGACTCTCTGCAGCTCACCTATACCAAGATAGAGCAACTCTGCTCAG GTGCAGCGTACTGTCAGTTTATGGACATGCTGTTTCCGGGGTGTATTCTGCTGAAGAAGGTGAAGTTCCAGGCTCGACTGGAGCATGAATACATCCACAACTTCAAAGTCCTGCAGGCAGCATTTAAGAGAATGAACGTAGACAAG ATCATTCCTGTGGAGAAGCTGGTAAAAGGGAAATTTCAGGATAATTTTGAGTTTGTGCAGTGGTTTAAAAAGTTCTTTGACGCCAATTATGATGGAAAAGACTACGACCCCCTTCTCACCCGGCAAGGACAGGAtatcaccccacccccaaatccAG GGCCCCTGCGAACGTCGCCAACGGTACCCAAAAACATGCCCACTCCCCAGCGGGCGCTAAACTCCACCCCGTCAGCGGTCGTCAGACGAACTACGGGGTTGTCACGGAACGGAGGCAGTGATGCAGAGATCATGGAACTCAACCAGCAG ttaATGGACCTGAAGTTGACAGTCGATGGcttggagaaggagagagatttttactTCGGTAAACTCCGAGACATCGAACTCATCTGCCAAGAACATGAGAGTGAGAACAACCCCGTTCTTGGCAGGATCATCAACATTCTCTACGCCACAGAG GAGGGTTTTGCTCCCCCAGAAGATGACGACACTGATGACCATAGACCGGACCAGGAGGAATTCTGA